The Myxococcus virescens genome has a segment encoding these proteins:
- a CDS encoding endonuclease V, which translates to MLACVDVDYRPELTVAACVLFRNWADANEASHLVEHGPAAAPYEPGQFYRRELPHLLRVLARVEVPLEAIIVDGYVWLGEDRPGLGAHLYEALNREVPVIGVAKTAYVTTGPSVPVLRGKSLRPLFVGAAGMDAATAAEHIRRMHGASRTPTMLNRVDRLCRMS; encoded by the coding sequence ATGCTCGCTTGCGTGGACGTGGACTACCGCCCCGAACTCACCGTGGCCGCGTGCGTGCTGTTCCGAAATTGGGCGGATGCGAACGAAGCCTCGCACCTGGTGGAGCATGGGCCAGCCGCCGCGCCTTACGAGCCCGGGCAGTTCTACCGCCGCGAGTTGCCACACCTGCTCCGGGTGCTAGCGCGGGTGGAGGTGCCACTGGAGGCCATCATCGTGGATGGCTATGTGTGGCTCGGCGAGGACCGGCCCGGCCTGGGGGCGCACCTGTACGAAGCGCTCAACCGGGAGGTGCCCGTCATCGGCGTGGCGAAGACGGCCTATGTCACCACCGGGCCCTCTGTGCCCGTGCTGAGGGGGAAGAGCCTGCGGCCGTTGTTCGTCGGAGCAGCGGGTATGGACGCGGCCACAGCGGCGGAGCACATCCGGCGAATGCATGGGGCATCTCGCACGCCCACGATGTTGAACCGGGTGGACCGGCTCTGCCGCATGTCCTGA
- a CDS encoding DUF1444 family protein — protein MGFWGRLFGRKTPAAGEVPPGSSKAWAVEPREALMRQVEALLRADPAVEKVERRTQDYGLDITRAGSDGTFFLDNLFADTRELPPEQRVQLIQRYLRALWQESPDSLHWEQARELLLPVLRASTFGMSLQKPAEADREMVGRRTLPFLRELLVMDLPESAMFVQRRHLETWGVTEDEAFTAAHANLARLPDEGVELYDEEHGPLWTVETRDTYETSRLLRPGFLASFASRVEGRPIAILPERSTLLIGGDARPELVARLTESAEREYAAASRCLTPALYTVDDAGRVVPYVHPGQDVLANRVRLAHVRLALAEYSAQKEELDALHAEQEVDLFVASYSATARKRDEFPISWCVWSHDVDTLLPEADMVAVRPAAEGDEFFTVPWREVQRIAGRCLTPVPELWPPRYRTTEQPSPEMVKQLRAAQVTFEDYQAP, from the coding sequence ATGGGGTTCTGGGGCAGGCTTTTCGGGAGGAAGACACCAGCGGCCGGCGAGGTTCCTCCCGGCTCCTCCAAGGCCTGGGCGGTGGAGCCGCGCGAAGCGCTGATGCGGCAGGTGGAGGCCCTGCTGCGCGCCGACCCGGCGGTGGAGAAGGTGGAGCGGCGCACGCAGGACTACGGCCTGGACATCACCCGCGCCGGAAGTGACGGCACCTTCTTCCTGGACAACCTCTTCGCGGACACGCGCGAGCTGCCGCCCGAGCAACGCGTCCAGCTCATCCAGCGCTACCTGCGCGCGCTGTGGCAGGAGTCGCCGGATTCGCTCCACTGGGAGCAGGCCCGCGAGCTGCTCCTGCCCGTGCTGCGCGCGTCCACCTTCGGCATGTCGCTGCAGAAGCCGGCGGAGGCGGACCGGGAGATGGTGGGGCGGCGGACACTGCCCTTCCTGCGCGAGCTGCTGGTGATGGACCTGCCGGAGTCCGCCATGTTCGTCCAGCGCCGGCACCTGGAGACCTGGGGCGTCACCGAGGACGAAGCCTTCACGGCGGCCCACGCGAACCTGGCCCGGCTCCCGGACGAAGGCGTGGAGCTCTACGACGAGGAGCACGGCCCGCTATGGACGGTGGAGACGCGCGATACCTATGAGACGTCCCGGCTGCTGCGCCCGGGGTTCCTCGCGTCCTTCGCCAGTCGCGTGGAGGGCCGGCCCATCGCCATCCTCCCGGAGCGCTCCACCCTGCTCATCGGTGGCGACGCGCGTCCGGAGCTGGTGGCACGGCTGACCGAGAGCGCAGAGCGGGAGTACGCGGCCGCGTCCCGATGCCTGACGCCCGCCCTGTACACGGTGGACGACGCGGGACGCGTGGTGCCCTACGTGCACCCCGGTCAGGACGTGCTGGCGAACCGGGTGCGGCTGGCCCACGTCCGACTGGCGCTGGCGGAGTACAGCGCCCAGAAGGAGGAGCTCGACGCGCTCCATGCGGAACAGGAGGTGGACCTGTTCGTCGCCAGCTACAGCGCGACGGCGCGCAAGCGGGACGAGTTCCCCATCTCCTGGTGTGTCTGGTCGCACGACGTGGACACCCTGCTGCCGGAGGCGGACATGGTCGCCGTGCGCCCCGCGGCGGAAGGTGATGAGTTCTTCACCGTGCCGTGGCGGGAGGTGCAGCGCATCGCGGGCCGTTGTCTCACGCCGGTGCCGGAGCTGTGGCCGCCGCGCTACCGCACCACGGAGCAACCATCCCCGGAGATGGTGAAGCAACTTCGCGCCGCGCAGGTCACCTTCGAGGATTACCAGGCACCCTGA
- a CDS encoding c-type cytochrome, which produces MKRATWSVVALLALALTGCDDSGDGRVPAAEYGEVLFNDSRLSESGFNSFSCATCHATTPTAPAGRMDSGYTLYDSAFRESWWGGFETRLLDAVNFCYVNFMRGVTPLPKDSPQSRALYEYLVSISPSPSAPARPLTVVKDIVEVTRGDVTRGQQVYVEACQSCHGEPHTGAGRLTELASILPEVTNDYDALFPGVPKSLVVIEKVRHGQFFGVGGNMPLYSLESLSDEDLGALLAFLAL; this is translated from the coding sequence ATGAAGCGCGCGACATGGAGTGTGGTGGCGCTGCTGGCCCTGGCGCTGACCGGCTGCGACGACAGCGGCGATGGCCGCGTGCCGGCGGCGGAGTACGGCGAGGTGCTGTTCAACGACTCACGGCTGTCGGAGAGCGGCTTCAACAGCTTCTCGTGCGCGACATGCCACGCGACGACGCCCACTGCGCCAGCGGGGCGGATGGACTCCGGCTACACGCTGTATGACTCGGCGTTCCGGGAGAGCTGGTGGGGCGGCTTCGAGACGCGCCTGCTGGACGCGGTGAACTTCTGCTACGTCAACTTCATGCGGGGTGTGACGCCGCTTCCGAAGGACTCGCCGCAGAGCCGGGCGCTGTACGAATACCTGGTGAGCATCAGCCCGAGCCCGTCCGCGCCGGCCCGTCCCCTCACGGTGGTGAAGGACATCGTCGAAGTCACGCGCGGTGACGTGACGCGCGGACAGCAGGTCTACGTGGAGGCCTGCCAGAGCTGCCACGGCGAGCCCCACACCGGCGCGGGCCGGCTGACCGAGCTGGCGTCGATTCTGCCGGAGGTGACGAACGACTACGACGCGCTGTTCCCCGGCGTGCCCAAGTCACTGGTCGTCATCGAGAAGGTGAGGCACGGCCAGTTCTTCGGTGTCGGGGGCAACATGCCGCTCTACAGCCTGGAGTCCCTGTCTGACGAGGACCTGGGTGCATTGCTGGCATTCCTGGCTTTGTGA
- a CDS encoding YncE family protein: MSHRTPWWMPALALLMAGCDENSARVVGVAPPDGLDYAHEEPWREGTFIPPPGPGGRILVTNSLDDTLSLVELATVGTPDFRELARVPVGLNPVELEGPHHTAVSPAGDFYYVGISNYVPGGGSGPHGAHGTGADDGYCLKLDARDNRIVGSVRVNPNPGDVIISADGSTLYQTHFDTLKIAEMARQGRPESDMNANLAIIDARTMTRKAMVEVCPAPHAVRLSADERTAYIACWSDEVAIVDLAEANTPVTRVKVVAAGSGGAVAPRHQPYALTQSPTTGEVWVSSTASRQVHVLNPQTRTMMHERAVPLRGPPMFGAFTADGRTLYMPYQLVDALAVIDPETGTVLREVQLADAGCLNVHQIALTPDERIGLVVCEGDHVAPGTLHAVDLTEGTVVGTVEVGIFPDSVSILRGQP, translated from the coding sequence ATGAGCCACCGGACACCGTGGTGGATGCCCGCGCTGGCGCTGCTGATGGCCGGCTGTGATGAGAACTCGGCGCGGGTGGTGGGCGTGGCGCCACCGGACGGGCTGGACTACGCGCACGAGGAGCCCTGGCGGGAAGGAACGTTCATTCCGCCGCCGGGCCCCGGCGGACGCATCCTGGTCACCAACAGCCTGGATGACACCCTCAGCCTGGTGGAGCTGGCCACCGTGGGCACGCCGGACTTCCGTGAGCTGGCGCGCGTGCCAGTGGGGCTCAACCCGGTGGAGCTGGAGGGGCCGCACCACACCGCCGTGTCGCCCGCGGGGGACTTCTATTACGTCGGCATCTCCAACTACGTGCCAGGGGGTGGCTCGGGGCCGCATGGTGCCCACGGCACGGGCGCGGATGACGGCTACTGCCTGAAGCTGGACGCGCGCGACAACCGGATCGTGGGCTCGGTGCGGGTGAATCCCAATCCTGGTGACGTCATCATCAGCGCGGATGGGAGCACGCTGTACCAGACGCACTTCGACACGCTGAAGATTGCCGAGATGGCGCGCCAGGGCCGCCCCGAGTCGGACATGAACGCGAACCTGGCCATCATCGACGCGAGGACCATGACCCGAAAGGCCATGGTGGAGGTGTGCCCCGCGCCGCACGCGGTGCGTCTGTCCGCCGACGAGCGCACGGCCTACATCGCCTGCTGGTCGGACGAGGTGGCCATCGTCGACCTCGCGGAGGCGAACACGCCGGTGACGCGGGTGAAGGTGGTGGCAGCGGGCTCGGGCGGCGCGGTGGCGCCCCGGCACCAGCCCTACGCGCTGACGCAGTCCCCCACCACGGGCGAGGTCTGGGTCAGCTCCACGGCCAGCCGGCAGGTGCACGTGCTCAATCCCCAGACGCGCACCATGATGCACGAGCGCGCCGTGCCGCTGCGCGGGCCGCCGATGTTCGGCGCGTTCACCGCGGACGGGCGCACGCTGTACATGCCCTACCAGTTGGTGGACGCGCTGGCCGTCATCGACCCGGAGACAGGCACCGTGCTGCGCGAGGTGCAGCTGGCGGACGCCGGCTGTCTCAACGTGCATCAAATCGCGCTGACGCCCGACGAGCGCATCGGCCTGGTCGTCTGCGAAGGCGACCACGTGGCGCCGGGCACGTTGCACGCGGTGGACCTGACGGAAGGCACGGTGGTGGGCACGGTGGAGGTGGGCATCTTCCCGGACTCGGTGAGCATCCTGCGAGGGCAGCCATGA
- a CDS encoding WD40/YVTN/BNR-like repeat-containing protein, with protein MKSRITVAWSTVASLLAVLPGAAAHAHAGLPETSNITLRRGHPQDFFSGTTFGAVISRDSGKTWRWVCPDAMGYGGWRPEAYLWRETGDILAATGSALLHSPDEGCSWRTHPFFKSTWVTGLAAHPTDDRVFHAVTGRPGIANGLYLSDDGGETWTASPLLRTGLELNAVRVSPVDPRRLYVSGVSNNQMVVLRSDDAGDTWQEFPHALPELLRPYALTVVAVDPVAVDVVWVRVSAQGYTHLLRSDDGGRTLTQVTVLDDTFINMDLSSDGGTAWVGTLNYFFMGSSTGPLEKQPLPTGNACVLRDGETLYGCGSTWLHDWALARSTDQGRTWEHIFALYEIQGTQLCPRGTPVRDLCPARWPQLAEQLGAPLYPDGGVEEPPPPPDAGTPDAGTPDAGQQPPEQRPPEPKSGGCAAATGPTLPLLLLLSSLLPRRRGPRRPHR; from the coding sequence ATGAAGTCGCGCATCACGGTTGCCTGGAGCACCGTCGCGTCCCTCCTGGCCGTGCTGCCTGGAGCGGCGGCGCATGCCCACGCCGGCCTCCCGGAGACGTCCAACATCACCCTCCGCCGAGGCCACCCCCAGGACTTCTTCTCCGGGACGACGTTCGGCGCGGTCATCTCCCGTGACAGCGGCAAGACCTGGCGCTGGGTGTGTCCGGATGCCATGGGGTATGGCGGATGGCGCCCGGAGGCCTACCTCTGGCGGGAGACCGGCGACATCCTCGCCGCCACCGGCAGCGCCCTGCTGCACTCCCCGGATGAAGGCTGCTCCTGGCGCACGCATCCCTTCTTCAAGTCGACCTGGGTGACGGGGCTGGCGGCCCACCCCACCGATGACCGTGTCTTCCATGCCGTCACCGGACGGCCCGGCATCGCCAACGGCCTGTACCTCTCCGACGACGGCGGAGAGACGTGGACCGCCTCGCCGCTGCTGCGCACGGGGCTGGAGCTGAACGCGGTCCGCGTGTCCCCGGTGGACCCCCGCCGCCTCTACGTGTCAGGCGTCTCCAACAACCAGATGGTGGTGCTGCGCAGCGACGACGCGGGCGACACCTGGCAGGAGTTCCCCCACGCGCTCCCAGAGCTGCTGCGGCCCTACGCGCTGACCGTGGTGGCGGTGGACCCCGTCGCCGTGGATGTCGTGTGGGTGCGCGTCTCCGCGCAGGGCTACACGCACCTGCTGCGCAGCGATGACGGGGGCCGCACGCTGACGCAGGTGACGGTGCTGGATGACACGTTCATCAACATGGACCTGTCCTCCGACGGCGGCACCGCCTGGGTGGGCACCCTCAACTACTTCTTCATGGGCTCCAGCACCGGCCCGCTGGAGAAGCAGCCCCTGCCCACCGGCAACGCGTGCGTGCTGCGCGACGGCGAGACGCTCTACGGCTGCGGCTCCACCTGGCTGCACGACTGGGCCCTGGCGCGCAGCACGGACCAGGGGCGCACGTGGGAGCACATCTTCGCGCTGTACGAAATCCAGGGCACGCAGCTGTGCCCACGCGGAACCCCTGTGCGGGACCTCTGCCCGGCCCGCTGGCCGCAGCTCGCGGAGCAACTGGGCGCTCCGCTCTACCCGGATGGTGGCGTCGAGGAGCCGCCACCGCCGCCGGATGCGGGGACCCCGGACGCGGGCACGCCCGACGCGGGGCAACAGCCGCCCGAGCAGCGCCCACCCGAGCCGAAGTCCGGTGGCTGCGCCGCCGCAACGGGCCCCACCCTGCCCCTGCTGTTGTTGCTGTCCTCCCTCCTCCCGAGGCGCCGTGGCCCACGGCGTCCACATCGATAG
- a CDS encoding aldo/keto reductase, producing MEYRQLGGSGFKVPVLTLGTGTFGGQGDFFKVWGSSGVEEATRLVDISLEAGLNMFDSADNYSGGLAEEILGKAISGRREKVILSTKGTFRSGEGPNDVGSSRFHITRAVEASLKRLGTDYIDLYQLHAFDALTPVEEVLRALDDLVRAGKIRYIGASNFSGWHLMKSLATSEKYGLARHVAHQAYYSLVSREFEWELMPLALDQKVGTVVWSPLGWARLTGKIRRGQPRPEGSRMQSSLNAQGAPPLSEEYLFRVVDALDAVAAETGKTVPQVAINWLLQRPSVSTIVIGARNEEQLRQNLGAVGWNLTPDQVARLDAASAVTPTYPYWHQRGFAERNPFPTKVD from the coding sequence ATGGAATATCGGCAGCTCGGTGGCTCTGGCTTCAAGGTCCCGGTGTTGACGCTCGGGACAGGGACCTTTGGAGGCCAGGGGGACTTCTTCAAGGTGTGGGGCAGCAGCGGGGTCGAGGAGGCCACGCGCCTGGTCGACATCAGCCTGGAGGCCGGGCTGAACATGTTCGACAGCGCGGACAACTACTCGGGCGGCCTGGCGGAGGAGATTCTCGGCAAGGCCATCTCCGGTCGCCGGGAGAAGGTCATCCTCTCCACGAAGGGCACCTTCCGCTCGGGTGAGGGGCCGAACGACGTGGGCTCCTCGCGCTTCCACATCACCCGCGCGGTGGAGGCCAGCCTGAAGCGGCTGGGCACCGACTACATCGACCTCTACCAACTGCACGCCTTCGACGCGCTCACGCCCGTCGAGGAGGTGCTGCGGGCGCTCGACGACCTCGTGCGCGCCGGGAAGATTCGCTACATCGGCGCGTCGAACTTCTCCGGCTGGCACCTGATGAAGTCGCTCGCCACCTCGGAGAAATACGGCCTCGCGCGGCACGTGGCGCATCAGGCCTACTATTCGCTGGTGAGCCGGGAGTTCGAATGGGAGCTGATGCCCCTCGCCCTGGACCAGAAGGTGGGCACCGTCGTGTGGAGCCCGCTCGGCTGGGCGCGGCTGACGGGGAAGATTCGCCGGGGACAGCCCCGGCCCGAGGGCTCCCGCATGCAGTCCTCGCTCAACGCCCAGGGGGCGCCGCCTCTCTCCGAGGAGTACCTCTTCCGTGTGGTGGACGCGCTCGATGCCGTCGCAGCGGAGACGGGGAAGACGGTGCCCCAGGTCGCCATCAACTGGCTGCTCCAGCGCCCCTCCGTGTCCACCATCGTCATCGGCGCGCGCAACGAGGAGCAGCTCAGGCAGAACCTGGGCGCGGTGGGGTGGAACCTCACCCCGGACCAGGTGGCCCGGCTCGACGCGGCCAGCGCGGTGACGCCCACCTACCCGTACTGGCACCAGCGCGGCTTCGCCGAGCGCAACCCGTTCCCGACGAAGGTGGACTGA
- a CDS encoding cyclic nucleotide-binding domain-containing protein — MARSTVEPGHGDELPASMGTRPFWEAVAQGTVDVAVRIYEALAASQRDVVLEESSRASASARVTLVSVLRRARDFAGAARVLEVDGAAAEVAQLHEQAGALLPAAEAWLRAGEPARAAAAFERGGALERALSLYESLQAREAMARCLTRLRRPMEAAAVYRELGNPHAELESLRAVSPDIAVARREAVLRMSALLDAQGESWRALVLLADALQEPELRGDIALQAEHTRLLRHLNLNGGPSVEPARAPPPPPPDGYEYLKAIPLFGELSLVDMKDLYQLARPVQFAQGATVLEKGAPGSGLLVLLEGTVDVLAGPGPGARLLNTLGPGAFIGEVSLILDGDTSAQVCARTDVRALRVTRVDFQHYLDTHEAAALRILRLFTEKLAERVRALSA; from the coding sequence ATGGCGCGTTCCACGGTGGAGCCGGGGCACGGTGACGAGCTGCCCGCCAGCATGGGCACGCGGCCCTTCTGGGAGGCGGTGGCGCAGGGGACGGTGGACGTGGCCGTCCGCATCTACGAGGCCCTGGCGGCGTCGCAGCGGGACGTCGTGCTGGAGGAGTCCTCGCGCGCGTCCGCGTCCGCTCGCGTCACCCTGGTGTCGGTGCTGCGGCGGGCGCGTGACTTCGCTGGCGCCGCGCGGGTGCTGGAGGTGGATGGCGCCGCGGCCGAAGTCGCACAGCTCCACGAGCAGGCGGGCGCGCTGCTCCCGGCCGCGGAGGCGTGGCTGCGCGCGGGTGAACCGGCCCGGGCGGCGGCGGCCTTCGAGCGCGGCGGCGCGCTGGAGCGGGCGCTGTCGCTGTACGAGTCGCTGCAGGCGCGCGAGGCCATGGCCCGCTGTCTCACCCGGCTGCGCCGTCCCATGGAGGCCGCCGCGGTGTACCGCGAGCTGGGCAACCCGCACGCGGAGCTGGAGTCCCTGCGTGCCGTGTCTCCGGACATCGCGGTGGCGCGGCGTGAGGCGGTGCTGCGGATGAGCGCGCTGCTGGACGCGCAGGGGGAGTCGTGGCGGGCGCTGGTGCTGCTGGCGGATGCGCTCCAGGAGCCGGAGCTTCGGGGGGACATCGCGCTCCAGGCGGAGCACACGCGCCTGCTGCGTCACCTGAACCTGAATGGCGGTCCGTCGGTGGAGCCCGCCCGCGCGCCGCCACCGCCGCCGCCGGACGGCTACGAATACCTCAAGGCCATTCCCCTCTTCGGCGAATTGTCCCTGGTGGACATGAAGGACCTCTACCAACTGGCGCGGCCGGTGCAGTTCGCGCAGGGGGCCACGGTGCTGGAGAAGGGCGCGCCCGGCTCGGGGCTGCTGGTGCTGTTGGAGGGGACGGTGGACGTGCTCGCCGGTCCGGGGCCCGGCGCCCGGTTGCTCAACACGCTGGGGCCTGGAGCCTTCATCGGCGAAGTCTCCCTCATCCTGGACGGAGACACGTCCGCGCAGGTGTGCGCGCGCACGGACGTGCGGGCCCTGCGGGTGACGCGCGTGGACTTCCAGCACTACCTGGACACGCACGAGGCAGCCGCGCTGCGCATCCTCCGCCTCTTCACGGAAAAGCTCGCGGAGCGCGTGCGCGCGCTCAGCGCGTAG
- a CDS encoding cyclic nucleotide-binding domain-containing protein gives MAHVHGADRQRAVQLASEGRLEEALAEYQGVVKDAPDDAEVRQKVAELLEWLGRPADAVAAYQEAALAWTKAGQPLRAVAACVALPRLGASQAALVRTARVLAERFALPPSAAVPVEATRAHVAEEGATGLPILSQVSRETFVALLEVLQVRAFFPGHTVVEEGMPGASMFALVEGRADVVRALEDGQRRSVGTVTPGDFFGELALISEGPRLATVVATERAVLLELTRQHMEAVAARHPDVTAVVDAFYRRRMVENLLRSNPLFNQLSPAQKAAVSRDFELRSVAAGEALMTQGQPGDAFYVLLRGRCTPWLEQPHGRRVALSALREGDVFGEISLLLDKPVSATVRADVAGVVLRLERDAFQKHLLSQPGLKGQLMRMGTERLQRTAQALASGRVLHDGDLRV, from the coding sequence ATGGCGCACGTGCACGGCGCGGACAGGCAGCGGGCCGTCCAGCTCGCCAGCGAGGGCCGGTTGGAGGAGGCCCTGGCGGAATACCAGGGCGTGGTGAAGGACGCCCCGGACGACGCGGAGGTGCGTCAGAAGGTGGCGGAGCTGCTGGAGTGGCTCGGCCGTCCCGCGGACGCTGTCGCCGCGTACCAGGAGGCCGCGCTGGCTTGGACGAAGGCGGGCCAGCCCCTGCGCGCGGTGGCCGCGTGTGTGGCCTTGCCTCGACTGGGCGCGTCCCAGGCCGCGCTCGTGCGCACCGCGCGCGTGCTGGCGGAGCGCTTCGCCCTGCCGCCGAGCGCGGCGGTGCCCGTGGAGGCCACCCGGGCGCATGTCGCGGAGGAGGGCGCCACCGGGCTGCCCATCCTCTCGCAGGTGAGCCGGGAGACCTTCGTCGCGCTGCTCGAGGTGCTCCAGGTGCGCGCCTTCTTTCCGGGGCACACGGTGGTGGAGGAGGGGATGCCGGGCGCCTCCATGTTCGCCCTGGTAGAGGGCCGCGCGGATGTGGTGCGCGCGCTGGAGGACGGCCAACGGCGGAGCGTGGGCACCGTGACGCCCGGGGACTTCTTCGGAGAGCTGGCGCTCATCTCCGAGGGGCCCAGGCTCGCCACCGTGGTGGCCACCGAGCGCGCGGTGCTGCTGGAACTCACGCGTCAGCACATGGAGGCGGTGGCGGCGCGGCACCCGGACGTGACGGCGGTGGTGGACGCCTTCTACCGGCGGCGGATGGTGGAGAACCTGCTGCGCAGCAACCCGCTCTTCAATCAGCTATCGCCCGCGCAGAAGGCCGCGGTGTCGCGCGACTTCGAGCTGCGCTCCGTTGCCGCGGGCGAGGCGCTGATGACGCAGGGACAGCCGGGAGACGCCTTCTACGTGCTGCTGCGTGGGCGCTGCACGCCGTGGCTGGAGCAACCGCATGGACGGCGCGTGGCGCTGTCCGCGCTGCGCGAGGGCGACGTCTTCGGTGAAATCTCCCTGCTGCTGGACAAGCCGGTGTCCGCCACGGTGCGCGCGGACGTGGCGGGTGTGGTCCTGCGGCTGGAGCGCGACGCCTTCCAGAAGCACCTGCTCAGTCAGCCAGGTCTCAAGGGCCAGTTGATGCGCATGGGCACGGAGCGGCTCCAGCGCACGGCGCAGGCGCTGGCCTCCGGGCGGGTGTTGCACGACGGAGACCTGCGCGTCTGA
- a CDS encoding OmpP1/FadL family transporter: MKKTLSLITLLAAGTTQAAGFQVNTQSARSSGMANAAAAWLDDSSAIYSNAANILGVEKLDVTAGVTGILPSLQFTPTDGLVQGQKTTLSPPPHVFAVYKITDSLAAGVGFYTPFGASSRWKDGFVGRFRAQESALSIYNINPTVAYQLHDRFRVGAGLNITRGTLELKRALGFVTSEGQVHLGGAGWGFGFNAGVQAVVVPKLVTLGVQYRSPISMTFKGDADFQNVPPAFQGRLPDTRVEGDVKLPQSVVAGIAVTPLDRLTIAFDANWVGWSSFPELAIEFPDNPAINNPLPKNWRSTWNFHLGGEYGITDALQVRAGVLLDPAPSPDDTLTPDLPDADRFGVSAGVGYSFGAVRVDAAYQFVTLSDKNSTAPGMTGTYNGTAQVFGLTLGYSM, translated from the coding sequence ATGAAGAAGACACTCTCCCTCATCACGTTGCTCGCCGCCGGGACGACCCAGGCCGCGGGCTTCCAGGTCAACACCCAGAGCGCACGCTCCTCGGGCATGGCCAACGCGGCGGCGGCGTGGCTGGATGACTCGTCCGCCATCTACTCCAACGCGGCCAACATCCTGGGCGTGGAGAAGCTGGACGTCACCGCGGGCGTCACCGGCATCCTCCCCAGCCTGCAGTTCACCCCCACGGATGGCCTGGTGCAGGGGCAGAAGACGACGCTGTCCCCGCCGCCGCACGTGTTCGCCGTGTACAAAATCACGGACTCGCTGGCGGCCGGCGTGGGCTTCTACACGCCGTTCGGCGCGAGCAGCCGGTGGAAAGACGGGTTCGTGGGCCGCTTCCGCGCCCAGGAGTCCGCGCTGTCCATCTACAACATCAACCCCACGGTGGCGTACCAGCTGCACGACCGCTTCCGCGTGGGCGCGGGCCTGAACATCACCCGCGGCACGCTGGAGCTGAAGCGCGCCCTGGGCTTCGTCACCAGCGAGGGCCAGGTGCACCTGGGCGGCGCGGGCTGGGGCTTTGGCTTCAACGCCGGCGTCCAGGCCGTGGTGGTCCCGAAGCTCGTCACGTTGGGCGTGCAGTACCGCAGCCCCATCAGCATGACGTTCAAGGGCGACGCGGACTTCCAGAACGTGCCGCCGGCCTTCCAGGGCCGCCTGCCGGACACCCGCGTGGAGGGTGACGTCAAGCTGCCGCAGTCGGTGGTGGCGGGCATCGCCGTCACGCCGCTGGACCGCCTGACGATTGCGTTCGACGCCAACTGGGTGGGCTGGTCCAGCTTCCCGGAGCTCGCCATCGAGTTCCCGGACAACCCGGCCATCAACAACCCGCTGCCGAAGAACTGGCGCTCGACGTGGAACTTCCACCTGGGCGGTGAGTACGGCATCACCGACGCGCTGCAGGTGCGCGCCGGCGTGCTGCTGGACCCGGCGCCCAGCCCGGATGACACGCTGACGCCGGACCTGCCGGACGCGGACCGCTTCGGCGTGTCGGCGGGCGTGGGCTACAGCTTCGGCGCCGTGCGCGTCGACGCGGCCTACCAGTTCGTCACCCTGTCCGACAAGAACAGCACCGCGCCGGGCATGACGGGTACCTACAACGGCACGGCCCAGGTGTTCGGCCTGACGCTCGGCTACTCCATGTAG
- a CDS encoding OmpA/MotB family protein encodes MTESTQHGQAQHGRPWVPWLVTALVVLMSGGVMYLAHRGTSQAEALAEQSRQSAVEAATRARDAEAARLQLEQKLAALEAERTQLATEKEQLSSEKEQLSQTVQEQEAELAKLKATYDDLQDKMKAEIADGAIRLSQAEGRIQVDLVDKVLFDSGDASISARGQEVLTRLGSVLAKVEDKSIQVSGHTDDSPPSQKLQSTFPSNWELSVARAVNVVRFLQDTGGVPARRLVAAGYGQMRPVSTNATPQGRARNRRIEVLLMPDLPSKRTPAAAVQRAVAGGTAAKAQAKPARGAK; translated from the coding sequence ATGACGGAGTCCACGCAACACGGCCAGGCACAGCACGGACGACCCTGGGTGCCCTGGCTGGTGACGGCGTTGGTGGTGCTGATGTCGGGCGGCGTGATGTATCTGGCGCACCGCGGAACGAGCCAGGCCGAGGCATTGGCGGAGCAGTCCCGCCAGTCCGCGGTGGAGGCCGCCACGCGGGCGCGTGACGCGGAGGCCGCGCGGCTGCAGCTGGAGCAGAAGTTGGCGGCGCTGGAAGCCGAGCGCACCCAGCTCGCCACGGAGAAAGAGCAGCTCAGCTCGGAGAAGGAACAGCTCAGCCAGACGGTGCAGGAGCAGGAGGCGGAGCTGGCGAAGCTGAAGGCCACCTACGACGACCTGCAGGACAAGATGAAGGCGGAGATCGCCGATGGCGCCATCCGCCTGTCCCAGGCCGAGGGCCGCATCCAGGTGGACCTGGTGGACAAGGTGCTGTTCGACTCCGGCGACGCGAGCATCAGCGCGCGCGGCCAGGAGGTGCTGACGCGGCTGGGCAGCGTGCTGGCCAAGGTGGAGGACAAGTCCATCCAGGTGTCGGGCCACACGGATGACTCGCCCCCGTCGCAGAAGCTGCAGAGCACCTTCCCGTCCAACTGGGAGCTGTCCGTGGCGCGCGCGGTGAACGTGGTGCGCTTCCTCCAGGACACTGGCGGCGTGCCCGCGCGTCGGCTGGTGGCGGCGGGCTACGGGCAGATGCGGCCGGTGTCCACCAACGCGACCCCGCAGGGCCGCGCGCGCAACCGGCGCATCGAGGTGCTCCTCATGCCGGACCTGCCCTCCAAGCGCACGCCGGCCGCCGCCGTCCAGCGCGCGGTCGCAGGTGGCACCGCGGCCAAGGCCCAGGCGAAGCCCGCGCGCGGGGCGAAGTAG